The Candidatus Phytoplasma asteris DNA segment TTATATACAATACTGTATTTATCTTTAAAACTTTTGATATCTATTATTACAAAAACTATAATGCAAATAAAAGTCCATATTAAAAATATTGCTATTTTGGCATTAGTAATGTTTAGTATTTTATTTGGAAAAATATTATTTTTGGGAAATGTAATAAAAGGAAATTGACTTTTGTGTAGATGATAAATATCTTGTTGAGAGCAAATATTAATTATATTTCCTTGAGAATCAAAGGCAAACCAATTATTATAATAAAGGCTTTCTTCTAAGTTAAAATAATTTTCTAAAAAAGTACTATCTATTGTAATTGCTTGGCTGTTTGGGTTATCTAGTAATGCTAAATGGCTTTGAAAAATATGAGGCGCTAAAGCTTTATCAGAGATGTTATTATGATTACTAATTAAATATATTTTTTCTCCTAATAAAAGTTTTTTATCAGGAACAAAAGTACAAACAGGATAATTTGTTCTAGATTCAAAAGTTATGTAGCTAAAAGGATTATTGTGGGTGGCTATGGTTTTGTATTTTCCTTTTTCATCTTGTAAGCCAAAAGGTGTTTGGATAGTTATTTTAACGTTTTCATTACAAATATTTTGGAAAGCATCTAAGAGATAAGAAGTGTCTAGGTTTGTTCTATTTTTTTGTAAAATGACGGTATATATAAAAGTATTATCGGAATTATTTACAGTTTTTTTGTCAATAATAACTCCTAAGTTGATATTTTGGGAATTGTAATAATCTTGGCATAAAACTATAGTTTTTAACATATCTTCTTTAATGATTTGTTCTTTGTTATCAAAAAGATTATAAAAAGTATTTGGTTTTGTGGGGCTTTGGAAGGTGGTTTTTGCCAATTTGATATTAGTTTCTAAAATCTTTTTTTGGTTTTCTAAAATGTTGTTATAAGAAAAAGTTTGTTTAGTAAATGATAAAAACATTTTATCTATGTCAATTTTAGGGATTTGAATTGTTTCTTCATAACTTTTTTTATTGTTATAATCAAAAATTTGAATTTGTAAAGAGATACTAAATTGATTAGTGTTTGCTAAACTAATTTCTAATTGCTTGTATTTGTGAGTATCAAAATTAACTAATTGTATTGTTTCTAAACCATGACAATTTATTGTAAGTAGAGTTTCTTGGTTGTCTTTATTTTGAAAAATTATTTTTTGTTCGGGCTGTTCTTTTATATAAGTATGGAGGTCTTCTAAAAAGATGTTGGTTTGGATGTGGGGTTTTTGTTCGTTTAGTTTTTCATTTTGTAAGATGTTAAGTTCGTTTTCAATATGATTTGTATTAGTGTTAGTCGTTTGGAATGCAATATTATTTGGGTTGTTATTTGCTATGTTTTCTTTTTTGGATTTGAGTAAAGTATAGAATTGTTGTTTGATGTAGTTAATGTTAATTGATTGAGAAATACGCAAAATTTTATGATAACTCCTATTTATGCCTATTAATTTTCCTTCAGCATTAAAAAGAGGTCCTCCGCTATTGCCTGAATCTAGCGTCATATCAGAGTTAATTTCTTTTTCATTGAGAAAAGCAATAACTCCTGTTTTAAATAAATTTTGTCTAAATTGAGGTCTTTGGTGAGGCATTAGGTCAAAATACCATTGTTTCCATTTTAGTTTTGTTGGTTTTTGGAATTGGTTAGTTTGTAAGCCTTTTTGGCAACCTAATACCCAAACTTGTTCTCCTTGATGGATAGGTATTTGTATATCTTTATCAAAATTAATGTATTTGGCAAGAACTTCATCTAATTTTTTAGTAGTATCGGAGTTAGGAATAGTAAAAGTTATGATAGCTATATCGTCGTATTCACGATTGTTATTAATAAAAGCATATAGTTTTGCTTGCTTGTTTAATCCTTGATTGTTTTTGATTGTTATTTGTTTTTGGTGATTTGATGTATGATAAAAACTTTCAATTACATGACGATTAGTTAGTGCATAATATATGGTGTGGTTATTTATTTGTTCTTTGTAAACAATTATTCCTGTTCCTAGGCTATAACCAGTATTGATAAATAAAGTAATTAAATTGATGTCTTTTAGTATTTGGTTGTTGGGCGGTTCTTTTTCCTTTGTCTTTGTCTTTGTTTCTGTATCTTTATCTACTATATTATTTATATTATTGGGGTTGATAATTGCATTGATAAGTTTTATTATTGGAGGTTCGTCATTTATTATAGGTTTATTAAAATTTATGGAAGGAATCGCTTTAATATATTTAATTCCTTTTTCTTTTTTTATTTCAGGAGTTATTAAAAAACCAATTAAATTGCCTTTTTCAGTCCAAAACATAGTTTGTTTATTGTTGGAATTACAACGACTAGAAATAGCAATAAATATTTCATCTAATTCATTTTTAACTTCAATATCTTCACTTATATGACTTTGTTGAAAGGCAATTGCTTGTGGTATAGTTGTAGAAAAAGAATGAATTGGTTGTCCTTGGTGATATTTTTTTTGTCTTTGTAAAGGAGTAATTATATATTGTTTGTGAGATTTAAAAGTGATAATATCAAAATCTTTTAATAAGGGAGTAAAAATATTATATTGAGTTAATACTTGATTTTGAATAGTGCCCCATTCTTCTCCTTGGGGATTTGATAATTTTATAATGTTGTTTTGTTGTATTATATTTTTAGGAGTAAGAGCAAAATATATTTTTTGTTCTGAATTGTTAATTGATGGTGTTTTTTCATTTTCATTGTCATTATTGTTTGTGATTTTGAAACTATAAAAAATAATTCCCAAAGCAGTTTTATCATTTGTATGTATTTGCCAAATTTGGTCTTTGTTGGTTTGTATTTGATTAGTATTTTTAATTTGTTCTTCCTTAATATCTTTTTTAATGTTTTCTTTTAAAATGTCTTTTTCTTGTTCCAAAGCTTTAATAGTTTGTTTAATAGTTTTAGTTTGGTTATTTTCATGTAGTTTATCAAAATATAAGGAATTATTCATAAATTGACTAGTATAAGAGTAATTTTGTAATTGAATAAAACTTAGCCAAAAAAGAATAGATATGTTAAAAAATAAGATAAATTTACGATAAAAATTAATTCTTTTCATAAAACTCTTTTCTAATTATGAGCGATGTTAAATAAAATATAAATAAAAGTATTTTTTTTCTTTTGGGATTTATTTCAAATGTAAAACACCCTTCATTATTATTTTACCCTAAAATTTATTTATTAGTTTGTAAAAAAAATAGCAATAATGTATTGACAGTGCCAAAAATTTTTGTTAAAATAAAATTGAGCTTAAAGGATTAAATGTTTTATACATATTATAAAAAAAAATAAATATAAGAGATTATCAAAAAAGACAGTAAAGATTTATATTTTCATCTAAAATCGCTTTAAGTTCAAATGAACAAATTATAGAAAATCGTTTTTTCATTTTTTAAGTTAGAAAGAAGAAAAAAGGAGTGATAAAAATGCTATTTAGTTTAATTAATCAAAATCAAGATTTATTAGAAAATTTATTTGAAGATTTTAAAACAAATTCTTTAACTAACAACAACAATATTATGAAAACTGATATTCAAGAACAAGATAATCAATACTTTATTACTATTGAATTACCAGGTTTTAAAAAAGAAGATGTTAAAGTTGCTTTGGAAGAAGGCTATTTAGTAGTTGAGGCTAAAAATTCTAAAAAAAATCAAATTAAAGAAGCTAATTTTATACGTAAAGAAAGATTTCAAGGATTTTTGAGACGTAGTTTTTATTTAGGTGATGATTTTCTTTTAGAAGATATTAAAGGTTCTTTGGAACAAGGTTTATTAAAATTAAGTGTTCCAAAAAAAGAAGTTAAACCCAAAGAAAAACATTATATAAAATTAAATTAAGATATAATAAAAACAAGTTAAGTAATTAACTTGTTTTTATTATATATATGATTAATATTATTAAAAGAAATAACCTCTTATAAATAAGAGGTTATTGTGAAATGCTTCAATTATGAAAATAATCATTGGTAGTTGTATTCGTAGGTGATGTAATTATCTTTTGTGCCATCAAAATCATAATTTTGTTTTTTGGTTGGTTGTCCTTTGGAGTTGTATTCGTAGGTACAATAATCAGATTTTGTGCCATTGGATTTATATTCTTGTTTTTTGATTAGTTTTCCTTGTGGAGTTTGGGTTTGAGTTGGTTGAGAGTTTGTTGTTTGTGGTTGTGATGTGGTTGTAAATGTTTGAGAAGGCAAGTAAGGATTTTGATTGACTTGACTTCCTGTATAAGTTCCTTCGTTATTACTATAATCAGGTTTGTAAGTTTGTGTGGGCGGTTTAAATGTTTCTTCTTTTGTTGGTTCTTGTTTAGATTTTAAAACCCAACAAACACCTAAAATTAATCCTAACATTAATACTGTAAATGCTATTGTAAGTACAATAAAATTTTTATTGTCTTTTTGTGGTTGTTGCATATTTTTTGTCTCCTTTATCATTTCCTTTTAGTTTTATAGGGAACAAAAAACATTTCACTTACTTTTATTTTACTCTTTTTTTGCGTAAAGAACGTTCAATAATAGTTAAAAAAGTAGTTTTATGAGTTTAGGAGACTTAATAATTATATTAATAAACAAAAAAAGACCTCTAAAAAAGAGGTCTTTTATAAATTATTTAATTGTAAGTATTAGTTTATTTTTGATTGTTTTTGGTTCTTAAATGCAAATACTTTTTTCCAGATAGTATCAAATAATAACATAACTAAAGGACATAATAATAAACATAAATAATGAGATATATTAATATCCTTAGTATGGAATATATCACTTAAAGAACTAAATTTAGTAATTAATACAAAGAATAATACTTCAATTATAATACCATAGTACAATATTTTATTAGGTTTTTTGATAGTTTGCCAAAAGTAAAGTTTGTTAGAACGACAAGCAAATGCGTTTCCTACTTGAGCAAAGATAACAGCTCCAAATGCCATAGTAGAAGCTAGGAAGAAGTTGTCTTTTGTATTAAAATTGTAAACTGCACAAAAAAATGCTAAAGACATTAAACCTTCAACTATTCCTAAAAAGCCATAACTACGTTTTAATACTTTAGCGTCCATTAGATGGTCGTTTTTAGTACGTGGTTTTTGGACTAATAAACTTGGGTCAGTTTCTTCAGCTCCTAGAGCAATAGCAGGAATTAAGTCAGTTAAAAGATCAATTGCTAAAATTTGTAAAACATATAAGTAAGGTTCTGTAACTCCTAAAAAAGCAATAGCGATGAAAGGAAAGATTTGAGGGATATTAGAAGCAAAGACATAAGTTATGAATTTTTTGATGTTTTCATAAATACAACGTCCTTCTAAAACAGCTTTGGAAATAGTTGCAAAATTATCATCTAATAAAATCATATCAGCAGCATTACGAGCAACATCAGTGCCTGCTTTTCCCATAGCAATTCCTATGTGAGCTGCTTTAAGGGCTAAAATGTCATTAACTCCGTCGCCAGTAACTCCTACTACTTCTCCATTGTTGCGGTATGCTTGAACAATTTTTAATTTATGTTTGGGAGTAGTGCGTGAAAAGACAACTGGATGAGGGCTTTTGAGGACTTCTTGTAATTTTTCTAAAGACATTTTGTCAAGGTCACAGCCGTCTAAACCAACGAACTTGTCTTGGATGATTCCTACTTGTTTACCAATGGCAGCAGCAGTAAGACTGTAATCTCCTGTAATAATAGTAATTTTTAGTCCTGCTTGAGTTAAGTTTTTAACTGCTTCTTTAACTTCTTCTCTTGGTGGGTCGTAATTAACTGCAAAACCTAAGAAAACCATATCTTCTTCTAGGGGAGGATTTTGTTCAATTTTTTTGTAAGCAAGAGCAAGAACGCGGTATCCTTGGCTTGCAAATTGGTCGTTTTGTTTAAGGAAAGATTCTTTTTCATGAGGGCTAAAAGGACTTACTTGAGAACCTTTGTATTGCATTTGACATTGTTCAAGGACAATATTAGGAGCTCCTTTAATAAAGAGATATTGTGAATTGGTGTCATATGCAGGTTCTTGGTTGTTTTTAACTAAGACACTCATTTTTTTACGTTCGGAAGTAAATGGGTTTAATTGGATGATTTCTAAGTTGTTTTTTACTTCTTCAATGTTGTAACCGTATTTTTTAGCAGCAATTAATAAAGCTCCTTCAGTAGGATTACCGATTAATTCAAATTGGTGGGGTTTAGTTGGCGTAGGAACTAATTTAGCCTCAGAGCATAGAACTGATGCAATTAAGAATTTTTCAATTCCTTTTTTGGAGACAGTATTGTTTGGGCAAACACTAAATGTTTGTTCGTCGTTATAGCCAGAACCTTTTAATTTGATAGTGCCATCAGGAGTTACAATTTTTCTTACTGTAAGTTGGTTTTGAGTTAGAGTTCCTGTTTTATCAGTACAAATAACAGTAGTAGAACTGAGGGTTTCTAGGGAAGAGATTTTTTTAACTAAAGCGTTTTGTTTAGCCATTCTTTGAGAACCAACTGCTAAACTTAGATTAACGGTAGGAAGTAAGCCTTCAGGAATGTTTGCAACTAACATACCAACTGCACAAACAATTGCTGCTCTAAAAGAATCTATATTATATTTTTCTGCTTTGAAAAAACAAATCATAAAGACAAATAAAGCTGCACAAGAAGCAATAATACTTACTTTTTTAACAATGTGGTTCATTTCTTGGTCTAGAAGGCTTTTGCCTTTTTCAATGCTTTGAGCAATGCTTGAAACTTCTCCAATTTGGGTGTTGTTTCCAATAGCATAAACAACTGCAAAACAACTACCTTGAGTAACTGTAGTACCTGCATAAACTAAATTAGGCATTTCAGCAATGGAATGATTATCTTCGAGGTTTGGCATTTCAGTACGGTTTAAAGGAATGGTTTCGCCTGATAACATTGAGTTGTCAACAAAAAAGCTATTAGATTGAATAATACGTGCATCTACTGGAACTTGGGTTCCTGTTTCTAAAAAGATGACATCTCCAATGGTAAGTTCAATAACATCCATTAATTCTATTTTTTTGTTGCGGTAAACTTGAACTTTTTTAGGAATCATTTTACCTAAGGAAGACAACATTTTATCAGCTTTGTATTCTTGGGAAAAAGAAAATAAGCCATTTACAATGATAACTAAAATAATAGAAATACCGATGGCTGCTTCTTTGGGATTAATTACAAAAATCATTAATGCTGCTATCCATAATAAAATAGCCATTACCGAGGTAAATTGTTTGATGAATTGTTGCCAAAACGGAAAAGATTCGCCTTGTTTGATAATATTTTTACCGTAGAGAGTTTGTCTTTCTTGGGCTTGTTTGTCAGTAAGTCCGCAAGCATCGGTGTTTAGATGTTTGACAACAGCATCTTTATCAAGACGACTGATTTGCAAAATTTCTTCTTTTTTATTCATATAAAGTTGTTTCCTTTGACTAAATTTATATTTTAGTATTTTGTTAACTGATATATAAAAAATATTTGCAAGGCTATAATGGTGGATAAAATTAAATGGAATAAAGGAATTCAAAATAATAAGGATGATAATTGAGTAAGATAATTTTTTGGTGGGGAAGTTTGGTTGGGGTTTTGAGTTATGTGGTTTATGTGGTTTGTTAGTCTTGTTTGTGTGCAAAGTCATTTGTATGTTTTTTTGCCTTCTTGCTCTTGCCTTTTTGTTTTGCATTTGCAAGTTTAATAAATTAGTTATATTGTTTTTATAACTACTAAAAATAAATCAGAAAAGTGCCACAACCAAAGTTATAAAGTATTATCTTGGTTCAATTTTGCAAAATTAAATTATTTTTTAGTTCGTTTATTCTAGTCATCTTTCTTTTGATGATCAATTATTTTTTATAAGCCTGATTAAATTATAACAAAACAAAAAATAAAAGCTAATAATAAATGTTAAAAAAATGCATTATTTTGGGAATTTGGAACCAAAAACCGTTATTTTGGGAATTATTTGGGTGGAATTGGGTGAATTTTGAAAAAAAATTGTTATTTTTTTGTATCCGTTTTAGTTAATTTTTGGCAGTTGTTGTGATTTGGGATTGGATGAAACAAAATAATAAATTTTTAAGGATGGAATTAGTTATAAAATTTTTTTAAAGTGGTTTTATTAAATATATAAATCACCCAAATGCATTCAAATTTATAATTCTTAAATCCATATTATAAAATATAATAATATATGATGTAGAATTTTAATATTTGTTTATTTGTAGTATATCATTTTGATAACTAATTATCAAGTATAAAATTTATCATCCATTAATAAAGCACATTATTTATTATTTGCTATATGATTTTATTTTATATCATCCAAAAAACTTTATTATTTCAAATAATATTAATCACTTTATTCTGTTATTTTTTCATGTTAAATTTTAATTTAACTTTTTTAATTTTAAGGAGATAAAAAACTAAATATGATTTCTAAAATCCCAAAATTATTTTGGACAAACATTGCTATTATTATTTTTGTAATAATTGGGATAAAAGAATTTATAGATTTGCCAAAAAAATTGTCAATTGATTTAAATACTAACCCAACCCATATTATTTGTGATGTTGTTCCTGTAGGGGCTTGTTTTACAAAACCTTCTATCAATATGTCATTAAAAAAACACCATTTATCTTCTGCAAAACCTCATTATAATATTTATACGGATGAAAAATATATTCCTTTAATGCCTGAACTTTTGGAAACTCAGTTAATGAAAGAAGGCAAAGAACACCGCGATAATAAAGTGATGCAAATTGCCATACAAGCCAAAGAGCACCAAAATAAAAAGTTTAATTGTTCTATTTTACAAGAAGAAAAAAAATTTTTAAGAGAAATCCAACCAAATGGCATAATTATTGAAGGTTTTTTAGACTCTTGTTTGCTTACACAAGTGATTTTACCAAGTGGATCTATTTTTAAATATTATATGCCAACACAAGACAATATACAAACTATTAAAGAAATTTGGTG contains these protein-coding regions:
- a CDS encoding serine protease — protein: MNNSLYFDKLHENNQTKTIKQTIKALEQEKDILKENIKKDIKEEQIKNTNQIQTNKDQIWQIHTNDKTALGIIFYSFKITNNNDNENEKTPSINNSEQKIYFALTPKNIIQQNNIIKLSNPQGEEWGTIQNQVLTQYNIFTPLLKDFDIITFKSHKQYIITPLQRQKKYHQGQPIHSFSTTIPQAIAFQQSHISEDIEVKNELDEIFIAISSRCNSNNKQTMFWTEKGNLIGFLITPEIKKEKGIKYIKAIPSINFNKPIINDEPPIIKLINAIINPNNINNIVDKDTETKTKTKEKEPPNNQILKDINLITLFINTGYSLGTGIIVYKEQINNHTIYYALTNRHVIESFYHTSNHQKQITIKNNQGLNKQAKLYAFINNNREYDDIAIITFTIPNSDTTKKLDEVLAKYINFDKDIQIPIHQGEQVWVLGCQKGLQTNQFQKPTKLKWKQWYFDLMPHQRPQFRQNLFKTGVIAFLNEKEINSDMTLDSGNSGGPLFNAEGKLIGINRSYHKILRISQSININYIKQQFYTLLKSKKENIANNNPNNIAFQTTNTNTNHIENELNILQNEKLNEQKPHIQTNIFLEDLHTYIKEQPEQKIIFQNKDNQETLLTINCHGLETIQLVNFDTHKYKQLEISLANTNQFSISLQIQIFDYNNKKSYEETIQIPKIDIDKMFLSFTKQTFSYNNILENQKKILETNIKLAKTTFQSPTKPNTFYNLFDNKEQIIKEDMLKTIVLCQDYYNSQNINLGVIIDKKTVNNSDNTFIYTVILQKNRTNLDTSYLLDAFQNICNENVKITIQTPFGLQDEKGKYKTIATHNNPFSYITFESRTNYPVCTFVPDKKLLLGEKIYLISNHNNISDKALAPHIFQSHLALLDNPNSQAITIDSTFLENYFNLEESLYYNNWFAFDSQGNIINICSQQDIYHLHKSQFPFITFPKNNIFPNKILNITNAKIAIFLIWTFICIIVFVIIDIKSFKDKYSIVYKLQCFCNNRYQKF
- a CDS encoding Hsp20/alpha crystallin family protein, which codes for MLFSLINQNQDLLENLFEDFKTNSLTNNNNIMKTDIQEQDNQYFITIELPGFKKEDVKVALEEGYLVVEAKNSKKNQIKEANFIRKERFQGFLRRSFYLGDDFLLEDIKGSLEQGLLKLSVPKKEVKPKEKHYIKLN
- a CDS encoding cation-translocating P-type ATPase; protein product: MNKKEEILQISRLDKDAVVKHLNTDACGLTDKQAQERQTLYGKNIIKQGESFPFWQQFIKQFTSVMAILLWIAALMIFVINPKEAAIGISIILVIIVNGLFSFSQEYKADKMLSSLGKMIPKKVQVYRNKKIELMDVIELTIGDVIFLETGTQVPVDARIIQSNSFFVDNSMLSGETIPLNRTEMPNLEDNHSIAEMPNLVYAGTTVTQGSCFAVVYAIGNNTQIGEVSSIAQSIEKGKSLLDQEMNHIVKKVSIIASCAALFVFMICFFKAEKYNIDSFRAAIVCAVGMLVANIPEGLLPTVNLSLAVGSQRMAKQNALVKKISSLETLSSTTVICTDKTGTLTQNQLTVRKIVTPDGTIKLKGSGYNDEQTFSVCPNNTVSKKGIEKFLIASVLCSEAKLVPTPTKPHQFELIGNPTEGALLIAAKKYGYNIEEVKNNLEIIQLNPFTSERKKMSVLVKNNQEPAYDTNSQYLFIKGAPNIVLEQCQMQYKGSQVSPFSPHEKESFLKQNDQFASQGYRVLALAYKKIEQNPPLEEDMVFLGFAVNYDPPREEVKEAVKNLTQAGLKITIITGDYSLTAAAIGKQVGIIQDKFVGLDGCDLDKMSLEKLQEVLKSPHPVVFSRTTPKHKLKIVQAYRNNGEVVGVTGDGVNDILALKAAHIGIAMGKAGTDVARNAADMILLDDNFATISKAVLEGRCIYENIKKFITYVFASNIPQIFPFIAIAFLGVTEPYLYVLQILAIDLLTDLIPAIALGAEETDPSLLVQKPRTKNDHLMDAKVLKRSYGFLGIVEGLMSLAFFCAVYNFNTKDNFFLASTMAFGAVIFAQVGNAFACRSNKLYFWQTIKKPNKILYYGIIIEVLFFVLITKFSSLSDIFHTKDINISHYLCLLLCPLVMLLFDTIWKKVFAFKNQKQSKIN